In Apus apus isolate bApuApu2 chromosome 27, bApuApu2.pri.cur, whole genome shotgun sequence, the following proteins share a genomic window:
- the HAX1 gene encoding HCLS1-associated protein X-1 yields the protein MSFYDAFRGFFGFPGRHRPRDPLFGGSAWDEEEEEEDEGPSLAQPPQDFAFSFGFSPSWSRGAFEELFRDMGELLGVFGGAWAGPPQPFEPPALPGPGAGGTGRPLRDSMLKQPDGDPARPWRPFLGLEDARPDPPGLKEDQDLDSQVSSAGLGTILRPEEPKSRSYFQSVSVTKVTLPDGAVEERRTVQDSQGRRETTVTRRRGDQAFITTTKEDGQGKDYREEVVNMDDRELAEFAGAWPQQDELRAPTLSDPASLLGSFFRRWFSSW from the exons ATGAGCTTTTACGACGCGTTCCGGGGCTTCTTCGGGTTCCCGGGGCGGCACAG GCCCCGGGACCCGCTGTTCGGCGGCTCGGCGTGggacgaggaggaggaggaggaggatgagggcCCGTCCCTGGCGCAGCCCCCCCAGGACTTCGCCTTCAGCTTCGGCTTCAGCCCCAGCTGGTCCCGCGGTGCCTTCGAGGAGCTGTTCCGGGACATGGGGGAGCTCCTGGGCGTCTTCGGGGGGGCCTGGGCCGGGCCCCCGCAGCCGTTCG agccccccgccctgcccggccccggcgcGGGCGGGACCGGGCGGCCGCTGCGGGACTCGATGCTGAAGCAGCCGGACGGAGACCCCGCCCGGCCCTGGAGACCCTTCCTGGGG CTGGAAGACGCTCGCCCGGATCCTCCCGGCCTCAAGGAGGACCAAG ACCTGGACTCCCAGGTCTCATCCGCAGGGTTGGGGACGATCCTGAGACCCGAGGAGCCCAAGTCCCGCTCCTACTTCCAGAGCGTCTCCGTCACCAAAGTGACTCTCCCTGACGGG GCGGTGGAGGAGCGCCGGACGGTGCAGGACAGCCAGGGCCGCCGGGAGACAACGGTGACGCGCCGGCGGGGGGACCAGGCCTTCATCACCACCACCAAGGAGGACGGGCAGGGCAAGGACTACCGGGAGGAGGTGGTCAACATGGATGACC GGGAGCTGGCAGAGTTCGCGGGCGCGTGGCCGCAGCAGGACGAGCTCCGCGCTCCCACCCTGAGCGACCCCGCGtccctgctgggcagcttcTTCCGGCGCTGGTTCTCGAGCTGGTAG